DNA sequence from the Cupriavidus oxalaticus genome:
TGCCCTGCGGGCGTATTGCCCTTCCTCGCTTGGGAGCGCTCAGTCGACCGATGGGATCCGAAGTGGCCGGAATCGATAAAACGTGCGGTCATTGACACCTCCTTCTTTGTGCATGAGCGCAAGGGGACGGTCGGTGCAATCCGTCGCGTGGTCGAGCCGCTTGGTTACCTGCTCAGCGTGGTGCCCTGGTACCAGATGGTTCCGCCAGGCCGGCGCGGCACATTCCAGCTGGAAATCGGTGTGCTCGATATCGGAATCACCGAGCAGATGTACGAGGAGCTGGAACGCCTTATCGATGACGCGAAACCGCTATCGCGGCATATGACTAGCCTGGTCATCAGCATGGTGACGCGCAGCTCGATCTACCACTCTGCGGTTGCCTTGCTCGGCGAAGAGCTGACCGTCTATCCCTATATCCCTGAAGAAGTCGTTGTCAACGGGATGATTGGCGCCGTGGGTTCGGCGCACACCATTGACACGCTCACTGTTTCCCAATAGGACGCTATGTCTCAGACCTTCTTCATCATCCCGACCGCCGCAGGCGAGGCCAAGATCGCGCGTGCTCAGGCATTGGGCCTGCCCCTCAAGTTCACCCACATGGCCGTTGGCGATGGCGGCGGCGCTCTGCCTGTCCCGAATCGAGAGCGCAGCGAATTGGTCAACGAGCAGCATCGCGCCCCGTTGAACACCTTGAAGGTTGACCCGACGAACAGCAGCCAATACATCGCCGAACAGGTGATCCCCGATAGCGTCGGCGGCTGGTGGATTCGAGAACTCGGCCTGTACGACGAAGACGGCACGCTGTGCTACTACGGCAACTGTCCCGAGACATACAAGCCACAGCTCGCCGAGGGCTCTGGCCGTACTCAGGTGATGCGCATGGTCGTTCTCGTCTCGTCCGGCGTGTGCGTTGAGATCAGGGTCGACCCTTCGATCGTCCTCGCCACGCGCCAGTATGTCGACGATGAGATTTTGGTCATAGAGAAGGCACTGCTCGATGCCAGCCAGGGAGACTCTTTGGTCGCCGTACAGCAGCCTTACGAGGGGGCGGTTCCCCGCACTCAGCACGACAAGAACACCGAGCGCGTGACCTTTTTCGATTTCATGAATGTCTTCGAAAGAGCTGATGCGCTATCGCCGGCGCCAAAGCTCGACCATACACGTGCGATCGATAGTGCGCTTGAGGCAATGGCGCTGGGCGCCAAGCGAATTGGCGCGAACGCTGGCCGCTTCAACTACAGCGGTACGGGTTTTGAAGTGCTTCAGGGGTGCATCCTGGAGGGCGAAGGCATCGACTATTGGGATACCTTCCGCCCCGACCCAATCAACCTGATGAAGTCGGATCAGGCCGGTACAACGATCTACTTCTGTGGTACTGGACCGAAGGTCCATACGCTACAGAACATCACCAACTACCGAGAGCCGAAGACGCTGAATGATCGAACCTTCAGCTTCACGGAGTTCACGCTCAACGACTCTGCCAACGGCTCACCCGCGACGCCGAAGCCATTTAGCGCTGCAGTCATCATTAACAAGAACTCGCAGTTGCGGAACATAAGGTTGGTTGTCAACTGTGATCAGCTTGCCGGCTACAACGACCCAAGCCGTCTGGCACTCGGAGACGACTGGGACATCGGCGTTTGGGCTAGGGGTGCGAATGACTGCGTCGTGCACAACGTTCAGGCCGTTGGCTATTGGAGGATGGGTGCGTGGTTGCTGACGGAGAACGATGGCACCTTCAGCGAGGTCGGAAATGCCGAGCGCTGCAGCTTCACGAAATGTATGGGCCAGGGTCGACGTGGGCTCCTGATCCGCAACGCACCACAAGTTCCTGTCGTATCCAACACCGACCACACTGTCACCGTCAAGTACAACCCGTCGTGCCGCTTCACGGCTGTCGACAGCTTCCGAATCACGGAAACCAAACAGACCTATACCTACTCAGGGTATGAGGTCATTGGCGATGACTTGCGCCTGACAGGTGTGACGCCGGCCTTGCCTGCAGCGGTGTCGGTACTGCGCGCTCCGAACCAGGGGTGCGGCTTCAGTGCCTCCGTGTTTAACGATTGCTTGTTTGCAACGCTGGATCACGCCAGCAGGATGCCGTCTTCGTTCTTTGGCATCGGTGAAGCCGCTGCGGTAGAAGCTGACGGATTTCCCATCCGAGCGGTATCCTTCAACAACACGAAGTGGCAGACAACCCGGGACGCTGGCCTCTGCCTGCTTGGAGACATCAGGGACTGGAAGCTTACATCAACGTGCCAGTGGGAGAACGGTGCAGCTATTGCGTACCACAATAGCGAAGGCGTCGGTTACACAGAAAACTTCCGCATGGAAGGAGAGATCGGGGCGAGCGTTGATCTGACGCACTTCAACCCCCGGTCTGCGTGGCTGCCGTATTTGCAGATACCCACGCAACTGACAGATGGCAGCTATGTGTCCAGGCCATGGCGGGAAGCGTCTGTGCGCCTGGAATCCGCCGGTGGCATTCACCTGTACGAGTATCGGCTGGCTGACCGCTCCGTTCGCATGCGTAATGCGAACAATTTTGAATTTGTCCATTCAAATGGCGCGACGGATGAAACGGTCTTTGCCGGCAACAACATCTCGTTCAAGAACTCCGTCGGCACACCGCTGCTTTCGATGTTCAACACGTCACTCAATGCCAGCTTTGCAGCGAATGTGACAGCCGGCAATGACCTGGTGTCAACGAACAACACGCGACCGGCATCCGACAACACAAAGAGTTGTGGTACGCCTGCTCAGCGCTACAGCGTCATGCATGCCGGGACCGCCGCCATCAGCACATCTGACGAGCGGCAGAAGAGCTTCATTGAGGAAATCGATGATGCTGCGCTTGATGCCTGGGAACAGGTTCACTTCCAACAGTTCAAGTTCCTGGACGCTGTTGCACGAAAAGGTGAGGACGGTGCCCGCTGGCATTTCGGGGTGATCGCACAACGAGTGAAGGATGCCTTTGAAGAGGCGGGCCTGGACCCCTTTGCATTCGGTCTACTTTGCTATGACGAATGGCCAGAGCAATACGAGACCATCGCCGTCACCGAAGCCATTGAGGTGGTGGACAAGGACGGAGAAACGCGCATCGAGAATCGCTCTCGCGAGATCGAAACCTTAGTCAAGCCAGCCGGCAACGCATATGGGATCCGATATGAGCTGGCGCTCTGTCTTGAGGCTGCGGTGCAACGTAGGCGATGTGCGCGGCTTGAGCATCGTGTCGTTCAACTCGAAACTCGCGCGGGGTTGCAATGAAGAAGCGGTACTGCACCTTATGGAGCGGCGCCCCGGACGGCATAAATGACTGTTGTCACCAGCATGATCGCGACTACGGCATAAACGGAACGGTCACGCGTGCCGTGGCAGATCGGCGGCTAAGAGAATGCGTCACGGCGGGTGGTGGCCCGCTGCCCTGGCTCAGGGGCTGGATGATCTGGGGCATTGTGCGCTGCGTGGGCTGGGTTCGATACATACCAAAGCCACCATCTTGATCCGTGTTGTGCAGAGACTTGGCACAACACCTTGCACACGACAGACACGCGCGTGCGAGACATCCTACCGAGAGCATCTTGCAAATGGCGGGCTTTCCCGGAGGATTACATGCCAACCGACTACCATCACGGCGTTCGTGTCATCGAGATCAACGAAGGCACTCGCCCCATCCGCACCATTGCCACCGCAGTGCCTGGCATCGTCTGTACCGCTGAGGACGCCGATGCCACGATGTTCCCTCTCAACACGGCTGTCCTGCTGACCAACCCGATGAACTCCATCGGCAGGGCTGGGGACGAAGGCACGCTGGCGAAGACGCTCGACGCCATCACCGACCAGGCCAACCCGCTGACCGTGGTGGTCCGTGTGGCCGAGGGTGCCAGCGAAGCGGAGACCACCAGCAACCTGATCGGCACCACGACGGTCGACGGGCGCTATACCGGCATGAAGGCATTGCTGGCAGCCAAGAACCGCTTTGGCGTGACGCCGCGAATCCTGGCCATCCCCGGCCTGGACAGCCTGCCCGTGGCCACCGAGCTGGCCGGTATCGCCCAGAAGCTGCGCGCCTTTGCCTACGTGTCGGCGTTCGGCTGCGAGACCAAGGAGGAAGCGGCGGCCTACCGCGACAACTTTGGCCAGCGCGAACTCATGACGATCTGGCCTGAGTTCGTCGGCTGGGACACCGTAGCCAACGCCGAAAGAACGCTGTGGGCAACCGCCCGTGCTGCCGGCCTGCGCGCCAAGCTGGACGAGGAAGTGGGCTGGCATAAGACCTTGTCCAACGTCGCAGTCAACGGCGTGACCGGCCTGTCGAAAGACGTGTTCTGGGATCTGCAGGATCCCGCCACCGATGCCGGCTATCTCAACAGCAACGAGGTGACCACTCTGGTCAATATCCAGGGCTTCCGCTTCTGGGGCTCGCGTACCTGCTCGGCAGATCCGCTCTTCGCGTTCGAGAACTACACCCGCACTGCCCAGGTTCTTGCTGACACCATGGCCGAAGCCCATGCCTGGGCCATGGATCTGCCCATGACGCCCTCCCTGGTGCGCGATCTGCTGGAAGGCATCAACGCGAAGATGCGCAACCTGGTGCGCAATGGCTACCTGCTGGGTGGTGAAGCGTGGTTCGACGGCGACGTCAACACCAAGGACACGCTCAAGAACGGCGAGCTGGCCCTCGATTACGACTACACGCCGGTGCCGCCGCTGGAAAACCTCAAGCTGCGCCAGCGCATCACCGACCGCTACCTGATGCAGTTCGCGCAGGCCGTCACGGCCTGACCGTAGCAGCCCCGGCCAACCCGACAAGGACAACCCCATGGCACTGCCAAGCAAACTAAAGCATTTCAACGTTTTCGCCGACGGCGTCTCCCACGCCGGCGAGGCTGAGGAAGTCACCCTGCCGAAGCTCACCCGCAAGCTGGAGGAGTACCGGGCGGGCGGCATGAACGGCCCGATCGACATCGACCTGGGCAACGAGAAGCTGGAACTGGAGGCCACCTATGGCGGGCTGATGCGCACGATCCTGAAGCAGTACGGCGTCACCAGTGCCGATGCTGCTTTGGTCCGCTTTGCCGGTGCCTATCAGCGCGACGACACCGGTGCAGTGGATGCGGTGGAGGTCGTCGTTCGCGGCCGCCACACCGAACTGGACTTCGGCAACGCCAAGGCGGGCGACAACAGCCAGTTCAAGGTCAAGTCGTCGCTGAGCTACTACAAGCTGACGGTGAACGGTGAAGTGTGGATCGAACTCGATCACATCAACTTTATCGAGGTCGTCTTCGGCGTCGACCGCATGGCCGAGCAGCGCCGCGCGATCGGCCTTTAACGCCGCCCTTGGCCGGCGCATTGCCGGCCGTGTCCACTTCATTCTTCCGGACTGACCACCATGAATACCCCTGTGACCACCACCGTGCCGCTGGAAACCCCGATCAAGCGCGGCGAGCAGACCATCACCGAACTGACCGTCCGCAAGCCGTCCGCTGGCGAACTGCGCGGCTGCAGCCTGATGGACCTGATGCGCATGGAAGTTACCGCGCTGCACACCGTGCTTCCGCGCATCACCACCCCGACGCTGACGCAACACGATGTCAGTCAGATGGATCCCGCCGACCTGACGCAGCTGGCCACCACGGTGAGCAATTTTTTGCTGCCGAAGGCGGCGAAGGGCGAGGAATTCCCGACCGAGTCGAAGACGCCATCGCCGACGTTGCAGTGATCTTCCACTGGCCTCCCGAGCACCTGTTTGGGATGGGCCTTGCCGAACTGATGGACTGGCGCGAGCGCGCCAGAGAACGAAGCGGAGCGGATGAATGAGCACCCCACGGAACCTGAAGCTTGAGGTGCTGCTGCAGGCCGTGGACCGGGTTACCCGCCCGTTTCGTTCGATGGCGGGCAGCAGCACCGAGCTGGCGCGCGCGGTCAAGGCCACGCGTGATCAACTCAAGGAGCTGAATCGGGCCCAGGCCAACATCGACAGCTTCCGCAAGCTGTCCAAGGACGCGGCCATCACCGAGAACCAGCTGCGCGCGACGCAGGCCAAGGTGAAGGCCCTGTCGCAGGAGATGGCGGCAGTGGACAAGCCCACGGCGGCCATGGCCCGAGGGTTCCAGGCTGCCGTGCGCGAGGCCCAGGCGCTCAAGCAGCGCGGCGGCGAGCTGCAGCAGAACCTTGCCGCTGTTCGGGGGCGGCTCGAAGCTGCCGGCATCAGCACCGCCAGCCTCGGACAGGCGCAGCGCGACCTGCGCGGGCAGATCACCAGCACATCGCAGGCACTGGCGCAGCAGGAAGCCCGCTTACGGGCAGTTGGCGAGCGCCAGCGGCAGATGGCTGCCGCCCATGCGCAATACCAGAAGGGCATGGCGGCACGAAATGCCGTGCTTAACACCGGGGTGTCCACGATGGCGGCCGGTGGCATCACCCTGACGCCCATCTCCAAGGCGGTGAAGGACTATGTCAGATTCGAGGACGCCATGCTGGGCATCGCCCGCCAGGTGGACGGCGCCCGGGACGATGGCGGCAAGCTCACGCAGGTCTATTACGACATGGCGCGCCAGATCAAGCGCCTTGGAGAAGAGCTGCCAATCCCCACCACGGCCATCGCAGAGATGGTCACCGCCGGCGCCCGCATGGAGGTGCCCCGCAATGAGCTGATCGCGTACACCCGCACCGTGGCGATGATGGCCACGGCCTTTGATGCCGTGCCGGACGAGATCGCCGAGAGCATGGGTAAGGTGGCCAAGAACTTCCGGATCCCGACCAACGCGATCATGGGGCTGGCCGACACGATCAACTACCTGGACGACGACGCGATCAGCAAAGGCAGCGACATCATCAACGTCCTCAACCGCATCTCCGGTGTGGTGTCCACCGTGGCGATGCCGGCCGCCGACGCCGCAGCCCTCGCCTCTACCCTGCTGACGCTGGGCGAGCGCACCGAGACCGCCGGCACCGCCATCAACGCCATCACCCAAAAGTTCGCGGCGGCCGAGAAAGGCACCAAGAAGTTCCACGCCGCGGTGGCCGAGATCGGCCTGACCACCCAAGAGATCCAGAAGGGCATGGCCACCGATGCCACCGCGACCATTTTCAAGGTGGTAGACGCCGTCCGGAAGCTGCCCAAGGACAAGCGCATCGGCGTCATGGTGGAGCTGGTCGGTATGGAGCACTCGGACACCCTGGCCAAGCTGGTCGACAAGCCTGATGAGTTCCGCCGGCAGCTGGAGCTGGCCAACGGGTCGAAGGCCCAGGGGTCGATGAAACGCGAGTTTGGCGCACGGCAAGAGACGGTGTCGGCCCGCTGGGCGCGCTTGCAGAACCAGGTGTTCAATTCGAGCAGCGCCAGCGGCGAGGTCCTGCGCGCGACGCTGGTCGGCCTGATGGATACCTTCGGCAACCTGATGCGCCGCTTCGACGCCTTCACTGAGGCCAATCCTGCCCTGATGGGTTGGCTCATCAAGGGCGCCGCAGCAGCTGGTGTGCTGCTGACCGTGCTGGGGGCCCTTACCGTTGCCATGGCCGCTGCCCTGGGGCCGATGGTGATCGCCCGGTACGGGATGGCCATGCTCGGGATCCAGTTGGGCGGCGGTGCCGGCATCGTCGCGCGCCTCGCCTCTTCCTTCAAATTCCTGATGGGCGTCGCCGGTACTGTTGGCCGTCTCTTCCTGCTGAACCCGATCGGGCTGGCAATTGCGGCCATCGGCGTGGCGGCGTACTTGCTCTACAAGTACTGGGAGCCGGTCAAGGGCTTCTTCACTGGCCTGTGGAACCAGGTGACCGCGGCATTCCAAGGCGGGCTGACCGGCGTGCTGGCCCTGGTGGCGGACTGGTCGCTGATGGGCGCGCTCTACAACGTAGTGGCGCCCGTGCTGCGCTGGTTCGGCTTCGATCTGCCGGCGCGGTTCAGCGAATTCGGCGCCAACCTGCTGCAGGGCCTGGTCAACGGCATCACCAGCCGGCTGGGCAGCGTCCGGGACACCATCGTCGGCATCGGCGACAGCGTGGTCGGCTGGTTCAAGGAGCGGCTGGGCATCCACTCCCCGAGCCGCGTGTTCGCGCTGCTGGGCGGCTTCACCATGGCCGGGCTGGAGCAGGGTCTGGAAGGCAACCAGGCCGGCCCGCTCGGCGTCGTTGCGCAGGTGGCCAAGGTGCTGGCCGGCATCGGCGCCGGCATCGGCGCCGGCATGGTCATCGGCACCGGGCAGGCCGCCGCCAAAGTCGCCATCGACACGCGCCCGCCGATTTTCGCCGGAGGCAGCACCGGCGCCGCGGCACCGGCTGCCGCGCTGGGACCGATCGTGATCCACATCCACCCCCCGGCCGGGAGCAGCGAACAGCTGATTGCCCGCATGGTGGCCGAGGAGATCCGGCGGCTTGAAGCCCAGCGCGGCGCCCAGGCACGCTCGCGCTTCACCGACAGGGATTGACCATGATGATGGCCCTCGGGCTGTTCGTCTTCGCACTGGAGACAGCGCCCTACCAAACCTTCCAGCAGCAGATCGGGTGGCGGCACCCGTCCAATAACCGGGTCGGCCGGCGCCCTGCGCGCCAGTTCCTCGGCCCCGACGACGAGACGATCACGCTGTCCGGAGTGTTGCTGCCGGAACTGACGGGCGGCGACAACACCATCGACGTGCTGCGCGGCATGGCCGATGCTGGCCTGTCCTACGTGCTGATCGAGGGCTCTGGCCGGTACTACGGCATGTTCGTCATCGAGAACTTGGAGGTCACCCGTACCCTCTTCTTTCCCGACGGTAAGGCGCGGCGGCTGGAGTTTTCGCTCAAGCTGGCCCGCGTCGACGGCGGCATGGAGGCGCTTGGGGAGAAGCTCATCTCCGGAGTGCTGGCGTCATGACCTTCACCGCGACGGACCTGGGTGAGGCCCTGATCTCTGACGTGCCGCAGCCGGCATACACGCTCGCGCTCAACGGCCAGGACATTTCGGGGCGCTTCCGGGGCCGACTGATCGGCCTGACGCTGGTCGACAACCGCGGCTTCGAAGCTGACCAGCTGGACATTGAGCTGGACGATCACGACGGCATGCTGGAGCTACCGGAGAAGGGCGTGCATCTGTCGCTCGGCCTCGGCTGGGCCGATACCGGGGTAGTCGACAAAGGCCGGTACAAAGTAGACGAGCTGGAGCACACCGGCCCGCCCGACCGGCTGACCATCCGGGCGCGCAGCGCGGACCTGGGCAGCGACCTGACCACGCGCAAGGAGCGCTCGTTCCGCGACAAGACCATCGGCGCCATCGTGCGGGCGATCGCCGGCAAGAACGAGCTGGTGGCCGTCATCGCCGCGAAGCTGGCCAACCAGGTCGTGGAGCACCTGGACCAGACGGGCGAGTCCGACGCCAACCTGCTTACGCGGATGGCGAAGGACTATGACGCGATCGCCACGGTCAAGCAGGGGAAGCTGCTGTTCATCAAGGCCGGCGAGGCCCTCAGCGCGTCAGGCATCCCCTTGCCCACCGTGCTCATCACGCGGGCCAGCGGCGACACGCACAGCTTCATGGTGGCCGACCGCGACAACTACAACGGGGTCAAGGCCTTCTACCAGGACACGCGCCTGGCCAAGAAGGGCGAGGTGGTGATCGATGCCTCCAACGCCGTGGCCGTGAAGGAAGCCCCCGCCCCTAGCAAGGGCCGGAAAAAGAGGCCCACGGCAAAGCCGCGTGTCACCGCCTATCCGAACCCGGACAACGTGAAGGTGCTGCGCCACACCTACGCCACGAAGGCCAACGCCGAGCGCGCTGCGCGCGCCGAGTGGGCGCGCATGCAGCGCGGCGTGGCGAATTTCAGCATCACGCTGGCACGGGGGCGGCCAGACCTGTTCCCCGAGCTGCCGGCGGTGGTATCTGGGTGGAAGCCGCAGATCGACAATACCGGCTGGACGATAACCAAGGTCACGCACCATTTGACCGAGCGCGGCTATATCACGACTCTGGAGCTGGAGATCAAGCCCGCGGAACTGCAGGAAGAGGCCGCCAGCGATGCGCCGTGGCGGCCTTAGGAGGCCCCGAAAGCACTGTCGATCAATACACTGCCGGAGCTTCCACGGCAACCCTTAGGCGCCGGCTTGTGGCTGATCTGGCAAAGGAGTCGCCGCAGCCACCGGAGCAATCTGCGGAGGGGTAGGAGGCTCAAGTAAGCTGGAGATCTTCGAGCTGGAGAACAACGATCTAATCAGGTTGCCAAGCCGGGGGGAACTCGTATCCTCGGCGATGCAACGGCAAGCTGCGGCGAAGTTGTCCATGGCGGTTCCGAAGTGGTTCACGTAGGCCCCTTTGTTCGCGCACAGCTCCAGCATTTTGGCCATAAATCGGCGAAGGTCTTTGATAGAGACGGTGCGAATCGTGGACTCGAAATCTCCAACGGTCGCCGACTGCATTGCCAGCTCCTGCCGGGTTCCCCAGCCACTGTTCTTCACGATGAATTCGCATGCATCGAAGACTGAAGTGCCGGCCTGAGCCTTGGCGTTGATCGCATTG
Encoded proteins:
- a CDS encoding phage tail protein I; amino-acid sequence: MSSLLPPNATPVERNLAAAGAAIDAIPVPVRDIGDPKKCPAGVLPFLAWERSVDRWDPKWPESIKRAVIDTSFFVHERKGTVGAIRRVVEPLGYLLSVVPWYQMVPPGRRGTFQLEIGVLDIGITEQMYEELERLIDDAKPLSRHMTSLVISMVTRSSIYHSAVALLGEELTVYPYIPEEVVVNGMIGAVGSAHTIDTLTVSQ
- a CDS encoding phage tail-collar fiber domain-containing protein, which encodes MSQTFFIIPTAAGEAKIARAQALGLPLKFTHMAVGDGGGALPVPNRERSELVNEQHRAPLNTLKVDPTNSSQYIAEQVIPDSVGGWWIRELGLYDEDGTLCYYGNCPETYKPQLAEGSGRTQVMRMVVLVSSGVCVEIRVDPSIVLATRQYVDDEILVIEKALLDASQGDSLVAVQQPYEGAVPRTQHDKNTERVTFFDFMNVFERADALSPAPKLDHTRAIDSALEAMALGAKRIGANAGRFNYSGTGFEVLQGCILEGEGIDYWDTFRPDPINLMKSDQAGTTIYFCGTGPKVHTLQNITNYREPKTLNDRTFSFTEFTLNDSANGSPATPKPFSAAVIINKNSQLRNIRLVVNCDQLAGYNDPSRLALGDDWDIGVWARGANDCVVHNVQAVGYWRMGAWLLTENDGTFSEVGNAERCSFTKCMGQGRRGLLIRNAPQVPVVSNTDHTVTVKYNPSCRFTAVDSFRITETKQTYTYSGYEVIGDDLRLTGVTPALPAAVSVLRAPNQGCGFSASVFNDCLFATLDHASRMPSSFFGIGEAAAVEADGFPIRAVSFNNTKWQTTRDAGLCLLGDIRDWKLTSTCQWENGAAIAYHNSEGVGYTENFRMEGEIGASVDLTHFNPRSAWLPYLQIPTQLTDGSYVSRPWREASVRLESAGGIHLYEYRLADRSVRMRNANNFEFVHSNGATDETVFAGNNISFKNSVGTPLLSMFNTSLNASFAANVTAGNDLVSTNNTRPASDNTKSCGTPAQRYSVMHAGTAAISTSDERQKSFIEEIDDAALDAWEQVHFQQFKFLDAVARKGEDGARWHFGVIAQRVKDAFEEAGLDPFAFGLLCYDEWPEQYETIAVTEAIEVVDKDGETRIENRSREIETLVKPAGNAYGIRYELALCLEAAVQRRRCARLEHRVVQLETRAGLQ
- a CDS encoding phage tail sheath protein, which gives rise to MPTDYHHGVRVIEINEGTRPIRTIATAVPGIVCTAEDADATMFPLNTAVLLTNPMNSIGRAGDEGTLAKTLDAITDQANPLTVVVRVAEGASEAETTSNLIGTTTVDGRYTGMKALLAAKNRFGVTPRILAIPGLDSLPVATELAGIAQKLRAFAYVSAFGCETKEEAAAYRDNFGQRELMTIWPEFVGWDTVANAERTLWATARAAGLRAKLDEEVGWHKTLSNVAVNGVTGLSKDVFWDLQDPATDAGYLNSNEVTTLVNIQGFRFWGSRTCSADPLFAFENYTRTAQVLADTMAEAHAWAMDLPMTPSLVRDLLEGINAKMRNLVRNGYLLGGEAWFDGDVNTKDTLKNGELALDYDYTPVPPLENLKLRQRITDRYLMQFAQAVTA
- a CDS encoding phage major tail tube protein, translating into MALPSKLKHFNVFADGVSHAGEAEEVTLPKLTRKLEEYRAGGMNGPIDIDLGNEKLELEATYGGLMRTILKQYGVTSADAALVRFAGAYQRDDTGAVDAVEVVVRGRHTELDFGNAKAGDNSQFKVKSSLSYYKLTVNGEVWIELDHINFIEVVFGVDRMAEQRRAIGL
- a CDS encoding phage tail assembly protein produces the protein MNTPVTTTVPLETPIKRGEQTITELTVRKPSAGELRGCSLMDLMRMEVTALHTVLPRITTPTLTQHDVSQMDPADLTQLATTVSNFLLPKAAKGEEFPTESKTPSPTLQ
- a CDS encoding GpE family phage tail protein, which translates into the protein MADVAVIFHWPPEHLFGMGLAELMDWRERARERSGADE
- a CDS encoding phage tail tape measure protein, translated to MSTPRNLKLEVLLQAVDRVTRPFRSMAGSSTELARAVKATRDQLKELNRAQANIDSFRKLSKDAAITENQLRATQAKVKALSQEMAAVDKPTAAMARGFQAAVREAQALKQRGGELQQNLAAVRGRLEAAGISTASLGQAQRDLRGQITSTSQALAQQEARLRAVGERQRQMAAAHAQYQKGMAARNAVLNTGVSTMAAGGITLTPISKAVKDYVRFEDAMLGIARQVDGARDDGGKLTQVYYDMARQIKRLGEELPIPTTAIAEMVTAGARMEVPRNELIAYTRTVAMMATAFDAVPDEIAESMGKVAKNFRIPTNAIMGLADTINYLDDDAISKGSDIINVLNRISGVVSTVAMPAADAAALASTLLTLGERTETAGTAINAITQKFAAAEKGTKKFHAAVAEIGLTTQEIQKGMATDATATIFKVVDAVRKLPKDKRIGVMVELVGMEHSDTLAKLVDKPDEFRRQLELANGSKAQGSMKREFGARQETVSARWARLQNQVFNSSSASGEVLRATLVGLMDTFGNLMRRFDAFTEANPALMGWLIKGAAAAGVLLTVLGALTVAMAAALGPMVIARYGMAMLGIQLGGGAGIVARLASSFKFLMGVAGTVGRLFLLNPIGLAIAAIGVAAYLLYKYWEPVKGFFTGLWNQVTAAFQGGLTGVLALVADWSLMGALYNVVAPVLRWFGFDLPARFSEFGANLLQGLVNGITSRLGSVRDTIVGIGDSVVGWFKERLGIHSPSRVFALLGGFTMAGLEQGLEGNQAGPLGVVAQVAKVLAGIGAGIGAGMVIGTGQAAAKVAIDTRPPIFAGGSTGAAAPAAALGPIVIHIHPPAGSSEQLIARMVAEEIRRLEAQRGAQARSRFTDRD
- a CDS encoding phage tail protein, which translates into the protein MMMALGLFVFALETAPYQTFQQQIGWRHPSNNRVGRRPARQFLGPDDETITLSGVLLPELTGGDNTIDVLRGMADAGLSYVLIEGSGRYYGMFVIENLEVTRTLFFPDGKARRLEFSLKLARVDGGMEALGEKLISGVLAS
- a CDS encoding phage late control D family protein: MTFTATDLGEALISDVPQPAYTLALNGQDISGRFRGRLIGLTLVDNRGFEADQLDIELDDHDGMLELPEKGVHLSLGLGWADTGVVDKGRYKVDELEHTGPPDRLTIRARSADLGSDLTTRKERSFRDKTIGAIVRAIAGKNELVAVIAAKLANQVVEHLDQTGESDANLLTRMAKDYDAIATVKQGKLLFIKAGEALSASGIPLPTVLITRASGDTHSFMVADRDNYNGVKAFYQDTRLAKKGEVVIDASNAVAVKEAPAPSKGRKKRPTAKPRVTAYPNPDNVKVLRHTYATKANAERAARAEWARMQRGVANFSITLARGRPDLFPELPAVVSGWKPQIDNTGWTITKVTHHLTERGYITTLELEIKPAELQEEAASDAPWRP